In one Brevibacterium sp. CBA3109 genomic region, the following are encoded:
- a CDS encoding MmcQ/YjbR family DNA-binding protein, producing MDPDTVLALAHDQAIQYPSVEIEHPFGPEYAVYKVRGKMFLMFFDLRGVPSMNLKIDPLDSEVLRDAYEEITPAYHMNKLHWITVAGAGEEDAAGTTLDVDLLHDLVLESYCLVVAKMAKRDRPVDPATFGGRADD from the coding sequence ATGGATCCTGACACCGTGCTCGCACTCGCTCATGACCAGGCGATCCAATATCCGTCGGTGGAGATCGAGCACCCGTTCGGGCCGGAGTATGCCGTGTACAAGGTGCGCGGGAAGATGTTCCTGATGTTCTTCGATCTGCGCGGCGTGCCCAGCATGAATCTCAAGATCGACCCACTCGACTCGGAGGTGCTGCGCGACGCCTACGAGGAGATCACCCCTGCCTATCACATGAACAAATTGCACTGGATCACGGTCGCCGGCGCAGGCGAGGAGGATGCCGCAGGCACTACCCTCGACGTGGACCTACTCCATGACCTCGTCCTCGAGTCCTACTGTCTGGTCGTTGCGAAGATGGCCAAACGTGATCGTCCCGTGGACCCGGCGACGTTCGGAGGCCGAGCCGATGACTAA
- a CDS encoding asparaginase domain-containing protein — protein sequence MSANSPHLLVAALGGTIASTSNQSGGVAPALSGAEIAAAAGLDQIWPDLQADFTQVSQVSSANVTLDMLFEVRELARTCEADGIVLTQGTDTLEESAFALWLLNDSATHIAATGAMRNPTLPGADGPANVRAAALTALSPLAENLPASLVFNDEIHDPRFVRKSHVTSTAAFSSGPVLGAIGWLSEDTVRLPHSPSAVDVSLFAGLPRPEALATVALVEVGMGEPEATLTQLIDSGFTGAVLAGVGGGHVPEHLVPAVARLGEAMPVILASRPGSGASLTRTYGYPGGEIGLLESGLIPAGILDSRKARIVLTLALSMGLDPAEAFAQFA from the coding sequence ATGTCTGCGAACTCTCCTCACCTCCTTGTCGCCGCCCTCGGCGGAACCATCGCGTCGACCTCGAACCAGTCGGGAGGCGTGGCCCCTGCACTCAGCGGAGCGGAGATCGCCGCAGCTGCCGGCCTCGACCAGATCTGGCCGGATCTGCAGGCCGATTTCACCCAGGTGTCGCAGGTCTCCAGCGCCAATGTCACCCTCGATATGCTCTTCGAGGTCCGCGAACTGGCCCGCACATGCGAGGCCGATGGCATCGTCCTGACACAGGGCACCGACACGTTGGAGGAGAGCGCCTTCGCCCTCTGGCTGCTCAATGATTCGGCGACCCATATCGCCGCCACCGGAGCCATGCGCAACCCGACCCTGCCAGGCGCCGATGGACCGGCAAACGTGCGCGCTGCGGCCCTGACCGCACTCTCTCCCCTGGCCGAAAACTTGCCCGCAAGCCTGGTCTTCAACGACGAGATCCACGATCCGCGTTTCGTGCGCAAGTCCCATGTGACCTCGACTGCGGCGTTCTCCTCCGGTCCCGTCCTCGGCGCCATCGGGTGGCTCAGCGAGGACACCGTCCGACTCCCCCACTCGCCCTCCGCCGTCGATGTCTCGCTTTTCGCGGGCCTCCCCCGCCCCGAAGCACTTGCCACGGTCGCACTCGTCGAGGTGGGGATGGGCGAACCCGAGGCGACACTGACCCAGCTCATCGACTCCGGTTTCACCGGTGCAGTCCTCGCTGGAGTCGGCGGTGGCCACGTCCCCGAGCACCTGGTGCCGGCGGTGGCCCGCCTCGGCGAGGCCATGCCCGTGATCCTGGCATCACGGCCTGGCTCGGGCGCGAGCCTGACCCGCACCTACGGCTACCCCGGCGGTGAGATCGGACTGCTCGAGTCCGGCCTCATTCCCGCCGGGATCCTCGACTCCCGAAAGGCCCGCATCGTCCTGACCTTGGCCCTGAGCATGGGGCTTGACCCCGCCGAGGCGTTCGCCCAATTCGCGTGA
- a CDS encoding NADP-dependent oxidoreductase, translated as MTTNHRIRLNSRPVGEPKAENYLLDEVDLPTPQDGEVLLRTLYLSLDPYMRGRMSEAKSYAKPVELGDVLGGATVSEVVESNSSNFSAGDTVLGYGGWQEYSVENAAHLRRVDPEIAPISTALGVLGMPGFTAYAGLLEIGRPQPGETVAVAAATGPVGSVVGQIAKIKGAKAVGIAGGPDKVAHLNELGFDVALDHRSGNLRNELKESVPQGIDVYFENVGGDVFSAVLPRLNTYARVPLCGLVANYNLTELPEGPDRSGALMGNILTKSLTVRGFIQTEFVEKYHDDFLSDMSGWIKEGKIRYREDIRPGLEKAPEYFNDLLNGRNFGKMVVAVGAQS; from the coding sequence ATGACGACAAACCACAGGATTCGTCTGAATTCTCGTCCGGTCGGCGAGCCGAAGGCGGAGAACTACCTCCTCGACGAGGTTGACCTGCCGACGCCGCAGGACGGCGAGGTCCTCCTGCGCACCCTGTACCTCTCACTCGACCCGTACATGCGCGGCCGGATGTCGGAGGCGAAGTCCTACGCGAAGCCGGTCGAACTCGGCGACGTCTTGGGCGGCGCCACGGTTTCCGAGGTCGTCGAGTCGAACTCGTCGAACTTCTCCGCAGGTGACACCGTCCTCGGCTACGGTGGATGGCAGGAGTACTCCGTCGAGAACGCCGCGCACCTGCGCCGCGTCGATCCGGAGATCGCACCGATCAGCACAGCCCTCGGCGTTCTCGGAATGCCAGGCTTCACCGCGTACGCAGGTCTCCTGGAGATCGGCCGTCCGCAGCCCGGCGAAACCGTTGCCGTCGCTGCCGCCACAGGTCCCGTCGGCTCCGTCGTCGGTCAGATCGCGAAGATCAAGGGTGCGAAGGCCGTCGGCATCGCAGGTGGACCGGACAAGGTCGCCCACCTGAACGAGCTCGGCTTCGACGTGGCACTGGACCACCGGTCGGGCAACCTCAGGAACGAGCTCAAAGAATCGGTGCCGCAGGGTATCGACGTCTACTTCGAAAACGTCGGCGGAGATGTGTTCTCGGCAGTGCTTCCGCGACTGAACACCTATGCTCGTGTGCCTCTATGCGGCCTCGTTGCCAACTACAACCTCACCGAACTGCCGGAAGGCCCCGACCGTTCGGGTGCACTCATGGGCAACATTCTGACGAAGTCACTGACCGTTCGCGGCTTCATCCAGACCGAATTCGTCGAAAAGTACCATGACGACTTCCTGTCCGACATGAGCGGCTGGATCAAGGAAGGAAAGATTCGCTACCGCGAGGACATCCGCCCTGGGCTGGAAAAGGCACCCGAATACTTCAATGACCTGCTCAACGGCCGAAACTTCGGCAAGATGGTCGTGGCCGTCGGCGCGCAGAGCTGA
- a CDS encoding DUF402 domain-containing protein — protein sequence MEFTDPYEIDVPPGTRGVGEGPFWGPGDTVTWSFRRFDFDRDHAEVVRPMRVIEDGPAGAVLWLAGGTETTDTRIVGWEDTDPHDVPLRARFRPPAEAPRRISVPGSWRGVGVLKIVPRHAPFSVWVLLKSGAAGSISALWYINLEATHRRANDALYTSDHILDITFPLDSEPLHARSAEGANGEPVLNPNGAVFKDVDELAAAANYGAWPREWSDAIRHNGSQLLDHLGEFTWAFDPKWEMKARELASEMTSNTSRKQEHHRVQSGCYSKDWI from the coding sequence ATGGAGTTCACCGATCCGTACGAGATCGACGTCCCGCCAGGCACGCGTGGCGTGGGCGAGGGGCCGTTCTGGGGCCCTGGCGACACCGTGACCTGGTCGTTCCGGCGATTCGACTTCGACCGCGACCACGCCGAGGTGGTCCGGCCGATGCGTGTGATCGAGGACGGGCCGGCCGGCGCCGTCCTGTGGCTGGCCGGTGGCACCGAGACCACCGACACGAGGATAGTCGGCTGGGAAGACACGGACCCCCATGATGTTCCGCTCCGTGCTCGGTTCCGTCCTCCCGCCGAGGCGCCCCGCCGGATCAGCGTCCCGGGCAGCTGGCGTGGGGTCGGGGTGCTGAAGATCGTGCCGCGCCACGCTCCGTTCTCCGTGTGGGTGCTGCTGAAATCCGGTGCGGCCGGATCGATCTCGGCGCTCTGGTACATCAACCTCGAGGCCACCCATCGTCGCGCGAACGATGCGCTGTACACGAGTGATCACATCCTCGACATCACGTTCCCGCTCGACAGCGAACCACTGCACGCGCGCTCGGCAGAGGGGGCGAACGGGGAACCAGTGCTCAACCCGAACGGGGCGGTGTTCAAGGACGTGGATGAGCTCGCCGCCGCGGCGAACTACGGTGCGTGGCCACGTGAGTGGTCGGATGCCATCCGGCACAATGGTTCGCAACTGCTTGACCACCTCGGCGAGTTCACCTGGGCGTTCGACCCGAAGTGGGAGATGAAGGCTCGAGAGCTGGCGTCCGAGATGACCTCGAATACTTCGCGAAAACAGGAACATCACCGGGTCCAAAGTGGTTGCTACAGCAAGGACTGGATTTAG
- a CDS encoding amidohydrolase family protein has protein sequence MENFTLPDRKDASNRSDATATQPPRTDAEIPAYLEALDIPGLADIHIHFLPPNVLDKVWAYFDAAEASYGYPWPIHYRYDTQTRLQIVRDLGVRAIPALTYPHKPGMAAWLNEWNREFAAAHDDVIHCATLYAEPESADYVPEALAAGARLFKVHIQVGGFSPNDRVLDPAWAALAEAQVPIVIHAGSEPLPGTHTGPQAVAKVLERFPSLQFVIAHMGMPEYDAFATLAEDYSGVHLDTTMYASGFFNSPAEVAPAYRERLAGLQDKIILGSDFPNIPYPYADQISGLAGLDLGDDWMCSVLWRNGARILGLEG, from the coding sequence ATGGAGAACTTCACCCTTCCCGATCGCAAAGACGCGAGCAATCGCAGCGACGCGACCGCGACCCAACCGCCGCGCACCGATGCCGAGATTCCGGCCTACCTCGAGGCCTTGGACATTCCCGGCCTCGCCGACATCCACATCCATTTCCTGCCGCCCAACGTCCTCGACAAGGTGTGGGCATACTTCGACGCTGCCGAAGCCAGCTACGGCTACCCGTGGCCCATCCACTACCGCTACGACACGCAGACGCGCCTGCAGATCGTCCGTGACCTGGGCGTCCGTGCGATCCCGGCTCTGACCTACCCGCACAAACCCGGCATGGCAGCCTGGCTCAATGAATGGAACCGCGAGTTCGCCGCCGCACATGACGATGTCATCCACTGCGCCACCCTCTACGCGGAGCCGGAATCCGCCGACTATGTCCCTGAGGCGCTGGCGGCGGGTGCCCGGCTCTTCAAAGTTCACATCCAGGTGGGCGGCTTCTCCCCTAACGACCGCGTCCTCGATCCGGCGTGGGCGGCACTGGCCGAGGCGCAGGTGCCCATCGTCATCCACGCCGGCTCCGAGCCGCTGCCCGGCACCCACACCGGCCCGCAGGCTGTGGCGAAGGTGCTCGAACGGTTCCCGTCCCTGCAGTTCGTCATCGCCCACATGGGCATGCCCGAGTACGACGCCTTCGCCACCCTCGCCGAAGACTACAGTGGAGTGCACTTGGACACGACCATGTACGCCTCCGGGTTCTTCAACTCCCCCGCCGAGGTGGCCCCCGCTTACCGTGAACGCTTGGCCGGCCTGCAGGACAAGATCATCCTGGGCTCGGACTTCCCCAACATTCCATACCCCTATGCGGATCAGATCTCAGGTCTGGCCGGGCTCGACCTCGGCGACGACTGGATGTGTTCGGTACTGTGGCGCAATGGCGCGCGGATCCTCGGGCTCGAAGGCTGA
- a CDS encoding DUF421 domain-containing protein, producing the protein MNWLEFGLDGIDAVRIIVSSIAFYIGIILLVRVFGQRTLASLSSFDLASIIALGAIIGRAILGDTPTIIAGLLALATLLMLQALTGKARHFHRIASIVNSPAIVLMAGGELLTDNLARAHVDPAEVYSKLRMAGIRHRGEVACVILEPTGQISVTRRGAPIDDELLRGVIGAERIPRED; encoded by the coding sequence ATGAACTGGCTGGAATTCGGGCTCGACGGCATCGACGCGGTGAGGATCATCGTGTCCTCCATTGCGTTCTATATCGGCATCATCCTCCTCGTCAGGGTCTTCGGCCAACGCACCCTGGCCAGCCTCTCAAGCTTTGACCTCGCCTCCATCATCGCTCTCGGCGCGATCATCGGCCGTGCGATCCTCGGAGACACTCCGACCATCATCGCCGGTCTGCTGGCCCTGGCCACCCTGCTGATGCTGCAGGCGCTGACCGGAAAGGCACGGCACTTCCACCGGATTGCGAGTATCGTCAACAGTCCCGCCATCGTGCTCATGGCCGGCGGTGAGCTGCTGACCGACAACCTCGCCAGGGCTCATGTCGATCCCGCCGAAGTGTATTCGAAGCTGCGCATGGCAGGCATCCGGCATCGCGGCGAGGTGGCCTGCGTGATCCTCGAACCGACCGGTCAGATCAGCGTGACCCGGCGAGGGGCGCCCATCGACGACGAGCTCCTCCGCGGCGTCATCGGAGCGGAGAGAATTCCCCGCGAGGACTGA
- a CDS encoding response regulator transcription factor, which produces MRIVIAEDSAILRAGLERLLVDAGHNVIAAVPDANELLATVHNTPPDLAIIDVRMPPTFTDEGIRAAVLIRKQNPDVKVLVFSQYVEEQYASELIAENTGGFGYLLKDRVADVEDFLAAVDEVASGGTVLDPEVVSQILVRTRKKDGLSTLSPRELEVLQLMAEGKSNAAIARTLYLSAGAVEKHISSVFTKFGLTADTSDNRRILAVLTFLGA; this is translated from the coding sequence ATGCGCATCGTAATCGCCGAAGACTCTGCCATCTTGCGAGCCGGACTCGAGAGGCTTCTGGTCGATGCCGGCCACAATGTCATCGCCGCTGTCCCCGACGCCAACGAACTCCTGGCCACGGTCCACAACACTCCACCCGACCTCGCCATCATCGATGTGCGCATGCCACCGACGTTCACCGACGAGGGCATCCGCGCGGCCGTGCTCATCCGCAAGCAGAATCCCGACGTCAAGGTGCTCGTGTTCAGCCAGTATGTGGAGGAGCAGTACGCGTCCGAGCTCATCGCTGAGAACACCGGTGGCTTCGGATACCTGCTCAAGGACCGAGTCGCCGATGTCGAGGACTTCCTCGCCGCCGTCGACGAGGTCGCCTCCGGCGGCACCGTCTTAGACCCTGAGGTCGTCTCGCAGATCCTCGTGCGCACACGCAAGAAAGACGGACTCTCAACCCTGAGCCCACGTGAACTCGAAGTCCTCCAGCTCATGGCCGAAGGCAAATCGAATGCTGCGATCGCCCGCACCCTCTACCTCAGTGCGGGAGCGGTTGAGAAGCACATCAGTTCGGTCTTCACCAAGTTCGGTCTCACGGCCGACACTTCGGACAATCGACGAATCCTCGCCGTCCTCACTTTCCTCGGAGCATAG